GAGGCTCCCTTCGGTCGCACCTCAGGATGAGGTCGTGGGTGAGAAGGAGCAGGAGCGTGCGAGGTACGACGCCCCCTCCCCTCACCCCCGCAACCGCGCCAGCATCCGCTCGACATGCGCGATCGGCGTCTGCGGGGTGATGCCGTGGCCGAGGTTGAAGATGTGGGGCGTGCCGTCGGTCGCCTCGCGGATGGCGTCGACGGCGGCGTCGAGCGCCGCGCCGCCGGCGATCAGGGTCTCGGGGTGGAGATTGCCCTGCGTGACCACGGACGCCGGCAGGCGGGCCCGCAGAGCCTTCAGATCGACGGCCCAGTCCACCCCGACCGCGTCGGCGCCGGTCTCCTCGGCCACGCGGGCATGGCCGTCGAGCCCCGAGCCGCGGGCGAAGACGATGATCCTGGCGCCCGGCACCCGGGCGCGGATGCCCGACACCATCCGGGCGATCGGGCCAAAACTCCAGCGCGTCAGGGCGTCGCCGGGCTCGCCCGCGGGCACGTCCGGCAGGCTGCCGGCATGGCTCTCGAAGATCTGCACCGCATCGGCGCCGGCCTCGAACTGGCGCACCAGGTACTCGGTCGAGACCGCGACCAGCCGGTCGATCAGCGCGTCGAGGAGGGCGGGATCGCGGGCGGCGAGCGCCCGGGCCGGCGCGAGATCCGGTGTGCCGCGCCCGCCGATCATGTAGCTCGCCACGGTCCAGGGTGCGCCGCAGAAGCCGAGCAGCGTCGTCTCGGACGGCAATTCCGCCCGCAGGCGCCCGACGGTCTCGAAGACCGGGTTCAGGTGGCCCATGATCCGCGGATCGCCCGCCTCGACCAGCGCCTCGAATTCCGCCCGCCCGGCCATCGGGTCGAGGCGGGGCCCCTCCCCTTCCACGAAGCGCACGTCCTGGCCGAGCGCGTGGGGCACCACCAGGATGTCGGAGAACAGGATCGCCGCCTCGAAGGCGAAGCGGCGGATCGGCTGGAGGGTGACCTCGGTGGCGAAGTCGGGGTTGTAGCAGAGGTCGAGGAAGGAGCCGGCCTCGGCCCGCACCGACCGGTATTCCGGCAGGTAGCGCCCGGCCTGGCGCATCATCCAGGCGGGAGGCGGCGACAGCGCCTCGCCGTTC
This sequence is a window from Methylobacterium sp. SyP6R. Protein-coding genes within it:
- the hemE gene encoding uroporphyrinogen decarboxylase; the encoded protein is MGGTAGAGRGAAERPILRVLNGEALSPPPAWMMRQAGRYLPEYRSVRAEAGSFLDLCYNPDFATEVTLQPIRRFAFEAAILFSDILVVPHALGQDVRFVEGEGPRLDPMAGRAEFEALVEAGDPRIMGHLNPVFETVGRLRAELPSETTLLGFCGAPWTVASYMIGGRGTPDLAPARALAARDPALLDALIDRLVAVSTEYLVRQFEAGADAVQIFESHAGSLPDVPAGEPGDALTRWSFGPIARMVSGIRARVPGARIIVFARGSGLDGHARVAEETGADAVGVDWAVDLKALRARLPASVVTQGNLHPETLIAGGAALDAAVDAIREATDGTPHIFNLGHGITPQTPIAHVERMLARLRG